A DNA window from Streptomyces sp. 71268 contains the following coding sequences:
- a CDS encoding copper chaperone PCu(A)C, with the protein MSEKSVSQATDAVPEPSAPTSAVSTTADPTTTAAGTGGPAPRKSRLTLNKGALTAVLAPVIACAVTLGALTAWTASGAAGSPAEPTLVDARIMLPSNPEATAALFNLTNEGGADDALVRVSTPAKAGRVMLSRNVHENGVGTMQMVSAASLPAGGKLEMSATGLDVMVENPPPMRLGERVPFVLHFRDSEPMRVNALVVRPGS; encoded by the coding sequence ATGAGTGAGAAGTCCGTGTCCCAGGCGACCGACGCCGTACCCGAGCCCAGCGCGCCCACCTCGGCTGTCTCGACCACGGCTGACCCCACCACGACCGCGGCCGGCACCGGCGGCCCCGCCCCCCGGAAGTCACGCCTCACGCTCAACAAGGGCGCGCTGACCGCCGTCCTCGCGCCGGTCATCGCCTGCGCCGTGACGCTCGGCGCGCTCACCGCGTGGACGGCGTCCGGCGCGGCGGGCAGCCCGGCCGAACCCACCCTGGTCGACGCGCGCATCATGCTCCCGTCCAACCCGGAGGCGACGGCCGCGCTGTTCAACCTGACCAACGAGGGTGGCGCCGACGACGCGCTGGTGCGCGTCTCGACGCCGGCGAAGGCCGGTCGGGTGATGCTGAGCCGCAACGTGCACGAGAACGGCGTGGGCACCATGCAGATGGTCTCCGCGGCCTCACTGCCCGCCGGGGGCAAGCTGGAGATGTCGGCGACCGGCCTCGACGTCATGGTCGAGAACCCGCCGCCGATGCGGCTGGGCGAACGCGTGCCGTTCGTCCTGCACTTCCGCGACAGCGAGCCGATGCGGGTCAACGCCCTGGTGGTACGACCGGGCAGCTAG
- a CDS encoding DUF6230 family protein, which translates to MKASQERLPEGRTAWKRTAVVGLPAVLAVGAMAAMMAQGVLAASFAVSGTSFQVASSKLTSDGLASYVETDRSLDGKGHPVSLLGLDRATLNDICQAAEVKTPLGTVTFKLTAGGDAGEVTASNLVIDAEDLAGDARFGTVELGRDASTLDETPGVRGEKGKFGLQAGNIEVADVKSHAWSATGGNFRLKGLKLGVSLGGDKCF; encoded by the coding sequence GTGAAGGCATCTCAGGAACGGCTACCGGAAGGCAGGACAGCGTGGAAGCGGACTGCCGTGGTGGGGTTGCCCGCCGTGCTCGCGGTCGGCGCGATGGCGGCCATGATGGCGCAGGGCGTGCTGGCCGCGTCCTTCGCCGTCTCCGGCACGAGCTTCCAGGTCGCCTCGTCCAAGCTGACCAGTGACGGGCTCGCCTCGTACGTGGAGACCGACCGCTCCCTGGACGGCAAGGGGCACCCCGTCTCGCTGCTCGGGCTCGACCGGGCCACCCTCAACGACATCTGCCAGGCCGCCGAGGTCAAGACGCCGCTCGGCACGGTGACCTTCAAGCTGACGGCGGGCGGCGACGCCGGCGAGGTCACCGCCAGCAACCTGGTCATCGACGCGGAGGACCTGGCCGGCGACGCCCGGTTCGGCACGGTCGAGCTCGGCCGCGACGCCTCCACCCTCGACGAGACGCCCGGAGTCCGGGGGGAGAAGGGGAAGTTCGGGCTCCAGGCCGGGAACATCGAGGTGGCCGACGTCAAGTCGCACGCCTGGTCCGCCACCGGCGGCAACTTCCGGCTCAAGGGGTTGAAGCTCGGCGTCAGCCTGGGCGGCGACAAGTGCTTCTGA
- a CDS encoding DUF6114 domain-containing protein, with translation MTGSRARWRAALQGLPLPRQRAAFRGWRRTRPFWAGLLLVLGGLELMAIPLSPLTVLVSLGLGGIAAIGIGIALVVAGLFLWFAPRARHYVSINALLLSVLSFAATNLGGFLIGMVLGIVGSAMGFGWTPREEPEAPAGPPPGPPSGHTAGPAPGDAAAPGPPYGGPGAEPDVPADGTPAEGAGSPGAAKNARSPRSPGGAGDGAAGAAGSGTAGAKRAEGAGADPAGAPGSARRPSGGRALRALAPLVPAVALLAAVGVPARGAPLPGDAGPPPRAATGVAPAEAGTGPPGTAGTRSPRELTAALAPALRQGPVASVPQAAPTPGPGERASAADGPGFPVAATPPTITTTRFTPHGFIVTGVTELPTARGPLRVMVLKMRAASLTDYRMRTRDGSPELDLAADSLELSGHVTLYLSRFKGCVEGLLCLTFTPDRLPVPPLVPPLVFLTDVEADQALVTADSITTDGLTLTPRA, from the coding sequence GTGACGGGCTCGCGCGCGCGGTGGCGGGCGGCGCTCCAGGGGCTGCCGCTGCCCCGCCAGCGCGCGGCCTTCCGTGGCTGGCGGCGCACCCGGCCGTTCTGGGCGGGCCTGCTGCTCGTGCTCGGCGGGCTCGAACTCATGGCCATTCCGCTGTCGCCGCTGACCGTCCTCGTCAGCCTCGGCCTCGGCGGGATCGCGGCGATCGGCATCGGCATCGCGCTGGTCGTCGCCGGCCTGTTCCTGTGGTTCGCGCCCAGGGCCCGGCACTACGTCAGCATCAACGCGCTGCTGCTCTCCGTACTCTCCTTCGCCGCCACCAACCTCGGCGGCTTCCTGATCGGCATGGTGCTGGGCATCGTCGGCAGCGCCATGGGCTTCGGCTGGACGCCACGCGAAGAGCCCGAGGCACCGGCCGGCCCGCCACCCGGGCCACCCTCCGGACACACCGCCGGCCCGGCCCCGGGCGACGCGGCGGCCCCTGGCCCTCCGTACGGCGGCCCGGGCGCTGAACCCGACGTCCCGGCCGACGGCACCCCGGCCGAGGGCGCTGGCTCCCCCGGCGCGGCAAAGAACGCGAGGTCGCCACGGTCACCGGGCGGGGCCGGCGACGGGGCGGCGGGTGCGGCCGGGTCGGGCACGGCCGGGGCGAAGAGGGCGGAGGGGGCCGGCGCGGATCCGGCCGGCGCGCCGGGGTCCGCCCGGCGTCCAAGCGGCGGCCGGGCGCTGCGGGCGCTCGCGCCGCTGGTGCCGGCCGTCGCGCTGCTGGCCGCCGTGGGGGTGCCCGCACGCGGCGCGCCGTTGCCCGGCGACGCCGGTCCGCCCCCGCGCGCCGCGACCGGCGTGGCCCCGGCCGAGGCCGGGACCGGCCCACCCGGAACGGCAGGCACTCGGTCGCCCCGCGAGCTGACCGCCGCCCTGGCGCCGGCGCTGCGGCAGGGCCCCGTCGCATCTGTCCCGCAGGCCGCACCGACGCCCGGCCCCGGGGAGCGGGCGTCGGCGGCCGACGGGCCCGGGTTCCCGGTGGCGGCCACCCCTCCCACCATCACCACCACCCGGTTCACCCCGCACGGCTTCATCGTGACCGGCGTGACCGAGCTGCCCACCGCTCGCGGGCCACTCAGGGTGATGGTCCTCAAGATGCGGGCCGCCTCGCTCACCGACTACCGGATGCGGACCCGCGACGGCTCGCCCGAGCTGGATCTGGCGGCCGACTCGCTGGAGCTGTCCGGCCACGTGACGCTCTACCTCAGTCGGTTCAAGGGCTGCGTCGAGGGCCTGCTGTGCCTGACCTTCACCCCGGACCGGCTGCCGGTACCGCCCCTCGTGCCGCCGCTGGTCTTCCTCACCGACGTGGAGGCCGACCAGGCGCTCGTGACCGCCGACTCGATCACCACCGACGGGCTGACCCTGACCCCCCGCGCCTGA
- a CDS encoding glycoside hydrolase family 18 protein, with amino-acid sequence MVRSQRTRTRLPAMATAFAASAAVLVGTLFTGAGPATADASGAPQGDKQAQSTVTAQRDQAPRTAPATTPTKAAAGSKVVGYFTNWGVYQRNYHVKNIETSGAANKLTHINYAFGNVQGGKCTIGDSYADYEKAYTADQSVDGKADTWDQPLRGNFNQLRKLKAKHPNLKVIWSFGGWTWSGGFGQAAQNPAAFAESCYKLVEDPRWADVFDGIDIDWEYPNACGLTCDTSGKDSLTKVLSALRSKFGQNNLITAAISADASKGGKLEAADYKSAAAVTDYIMPMTYDFFGAWDAKGPTAPHSPLTSYPGIPKEGFNSDAAIQKLKGFGIPANKLLLGIGFYGRGWTGVTQKEPGGTATGPAPGKYEQGIEDYKDLKTRCPANGTVGGTAYAHCGTQWWSYDTPATIGGKMNYKNQQGLGGTFFWELSGDTSGGELIKAFN; translated from the coding sequence ATGGTCAGATCACAGCGCACCCGTACCCGGCTCCCCGCGATGGCCACGGCCTTCGCCGCGTCGGCCGCGGTTCTGGTCGGCACGCTGTTCACCGGCGCGGGACCGGCCACCGCGGACGCCTCGGGCGCCCCGCAGGGCGACAAGCAGGCGCAGTCCACGGTCACCGCGCAGCGCGACCAGGCGCCGCGGACCGCCCCCGCCACCACCCCCACCAAGGCCGCCGCTGGTAGCAAGGTGGTCGGCTACTTCACCAACTGGGGCGTCTACCAGCGCAATTACCACGTCAAGAACATCGAGACGTCCGGTGCCGCGAACAAGCTGACCCACATCAACTACGCCTTCGGCAACGTCCAGGGTGGCAAGTGCACCATCGGTGACAGCTACGCCGACTACGAGAAGGCGTACACCGCCGACCAGAGCGTCGACGGCAAGGCCGACACCTGGGACCAGCCGCTGCGCGGCAACTTCAACCAGCTCCGCAAGCTCAAGGCCAAGCACCCCAACCTGAAGGTGATCTGGTCCTTCGGCGGTTGGACCTGGTCCGGCGGGTTCGGGCAGGCCGCGCAGAACCCGGCCGCGTTCGCCGAGTCCTGCTACAAGCTGGTCGAGGACCCGCGTTGGGCCGACGTCTTCGACGGCATCGACATCGACTGGGAGTACCCGAACGCCTGCGGTCTCACCTGCGACACCAGCGGCAAGGACTCGCTGACCAAGGTGCTCTCGGCGCTGCGGTCGAAGTTCGGGCAGAACAACCTGATCACGGCCGCCATCTCCGCCGACGCCTCCAAGGGCGGCAAGCTGGAGGCGGCCGACTACAAGTCCGCGGCGGCTGTCACGGACTACATCATGCCGATGACGTATGACTTCTTCGGCGCCTGGGACGCGAAGGGCCCGACGGCCCCGCACTCCCCGCTCACCTCCTACCCTGGCATCCCGAAGGAGGGCTTCAACTCCGACGCCGCGATCCAGAAGCTGAAGGGCTTCGGCATCCCGGCCAACAAGCTGCTGCTCGGCATCGGCTTCTACGGCCGCGGCTGGACCGGTGTCACCCAGAAGGAGCCGGGCGGCACCGCCACCGGTCCGGCGCCCGGCAAGTACGAGCAGGGCATCGAGGACTACAAGGACCTCAAGACCCGCTGCCCGGCCAACGGCACCGTGGGTGGCACCGCGTACGCCCACTGCGGCACCCAGTGGTGGAGCTACGACACCCCGGCCACCATCGGCGGCAAGATGAACTACAAGAACCAGCAGGGCCTGGGTGGGACCTTCTTCTGGGAGCTGAGCGGGGACACCTCGGGCGGCGAACTGATCAAGGCCTTCAACTAA
- a CDS encoding heavy metal translocating P-type ATPase: MTTPAPVTTELTIGGMTCAACVGRVEKRLGRLEGVTATVNLATERAHITHPATLSTAELIATVERAGYTAEPPPPPRPVATHTTELTIGGMTCAACVGRVEKRLGRLEGVTATVNLATERAHITHPASVSVAELTATVEKAGYTAEPVPTSAGRGATGDDGAEPDADGAQDQREQKKAAVAREERDRLLITALLSIPVLVISMVPALQFRNWQWVCFVLSTPVAAWGSWPFHARAARGLRHGAATMDTLVSLGVIAAFSWSTYALFFGGAGEPGMEMPFTLLPSASGDTPHVYLEAAVAVPLFVLTGRWLEARARHGTGSALRALANLAAKNVVIRVDGAERRIPIEQLRVGDLFVVRPGERVATDGVVTEGGSALDMSLVTGESAPVEVSPGSAVVGGAVNSGGLLEVRAEAVGADTQLARITRLVEDAQAGKAKAQRLADAVAGIFVPIVLTIAVTVLGFWLGAGADPQAAVTVAVAVLVVACPCALGLATPTALLAATGRGAQLGILVKGPQALEGLRRVDTVVLDKTGTLTIGEMGVTQVTCRTEGLDEETVVRLAGAVEQGSEHPVGRAVVSHARRAAAEGAGLPAVIGFAATAGHGVSGRVDGHQVTVSRPDAEPTDGATTQDGQATLPTELADAVREAESTGHTAVLVRVDGAPEAVLALGDSLRPGAFRAVDHLRRLGLRTVLATGDSEATARAVADRLGITEVHARATPEGKAELVRSLREHGHRVAVIGDGVNDAAALANADLGIAMGGGTDAAIGAADVTLVREDMGALPDAVRLARRTLGMVRSNLAWAFGYNAVTLPLAAVGWLNPMVAAAAMSASSVIVVGNSLRLRGWQPTSSTGAPGRPRPSNPRPGGGRPASNRPSRSRARATAASEQS, from the coding sequence GTGACCACGCCAGCCCCGGTCACCACCGAGCTGACCATCGGCGGCATGACGTGCGCCGCCTGCGTCGGCCGGGTCGAAAAGCGCCTCGGCCGCCTCGAAGGCGTCACCGCCACCGTCAACCTCGCCACCGAACGCGCCCACATCACCCACCCCGCGACCCTGTCCACCGCCGAGCTGATCGCCACCGTCGAACGGGCCGGCTACACCGCCGAGCCGCCGCCCCCGCCGCGGCCCGTCGCCACCCACACCACCGAGCTGACCATCGGCGGCATGACCTGCGCCGCCTGCGTCGGCCGGGTCGAAAAGCGCCTCGGCCGCCTCGAAGGCGTCACCGCCACCGTCAACCTCGCCACCGAACGCGCCCACATCACCCACCCCGCGAGCGTCTCCGTGGCCGAGCTGACGGCCACCGTCGAGAAGGCCGGCTACACCGCCGAGCCGGTACCGACCTCGGCCGGGCGCGGCGCCACGGGCGACGACGGCGCGGAGCCGGACGCCGACGGCGCACAGGACCAGCGGGAACAGAAGAAGGCCGCCGTCGCCCGCGAGGAGCGGGACCGGCTGCTGATCACGGCCCTGCTGTCGATCCCGGTGCTGGTCATCTCGATGGTGCCGGCCCTCCAGTTCCGCAACTGGCAGTGGGTGTGCTTCGTGCTCTCCACGCCGGTCGCCGCCTGGGGCTCGTGGCCCTTCCACGCGCGGGCGGCCCGCGGGCTGCGCCACGGCGCGGCCACCATGGACACGCTGGTCTCGCTCGGCGTCATCGCCGCCTTCTCCTGGTCCACGTACGCGCTCTTCTTCGGCGGCGCGGGCGAGCCTGGCATGGAGATGCCGTTCACGCTGCTGCCCTCCGCCTCGGGCGACACGCCGCACGTGTACCTGGAGGCGGCGGTCGCCGTACCGCTGTTCGTGCTGACCGGGCGGTGGTTGGAGGCGCGGGCCCGACACGGCACCGGCTCCGCGCTGCGCGCGCTCGCCAACCTGGCCGCCAAGAACGTGGTCATAAGGGTGGACGGCGCCGAACGGCGCATCCCCATCGAGCAGTTGCGGGTCGGCGACCTGTTCGTCGTACGGCCGGGAGAGCGCGTCGCCACCGACGGCGTGGTCACCGAGGGCGGCTCCGCCCTGGACATGTCGCTGGTGACCGGCGAGAGCGCGCCGGTCGAGGTCAGCCCCGGCTCCGCGGTCGTGGGCGGCGCCGTCAACTCGGGCGGGCTGCTTGAGGTACGGGCCGAGGCCGTGGGCGCCGACACCCAACTGGCGCGCATCACCCGCCTGGTGGAGGACGCGCAGGCCGGCAAGGCCAAGGCGCAGCGCCTGGCCGACGCGGTGGCCGGCATCTTCGTGCCGATCGTGCTGACCATCGCCGTCACGGTCCTGGGCTTCTGGCTCGGCGCCGGCGCCGACCCGCAGGCGGCGGTGACCGTCGCCGTGGCGGTCCTGGTCGTCGCCTGCCCGTGCGCCCTCGGTCTCGCCACCCCCACCGCCCTGCTCGCCGCCACCGGGCGCGGCGCCCAGCTCGGCATCCTCGTCAAGGGCCCGCAGGCCCTGGAGGGGCTGCGCCGGGTGGACACCGTCGTGCTGGACAAGACCGGCACGCTGACCATCGGCGAGATGGGCGTCACGCAGGTCACCTGCCGTACGGAGGGGCTGGACGAGGAGACCGTCGTACGCCTGGCGGGTGCGGTCGAACAGGGCTCGGAGCACCCGGTCGGGCGTGCCGTGGTGAGCCACGCGCGGCGCGCCGCCGCGGAGGGCGCCGGGCTGCCGGCGGTCATCGGCTTCGCCGCGACCGCGGGGCACGGCGTCAGCGGACGCGTGGACGGGCACCAGGTGACGGTCTCCCGTCCGGATGCCGAGCCCACCGACGGCGCCACCACCCAGGACGGCCAGGCCACGCTGCCCACGGAGTTGGCCGACGCGGTACGCGAGGCGGAGAGCACCGGGCACACGGCGGTGCTGGTACGCGTCGACGGCGCGCCGGAGGCCGTCCTCGCGCTGGGCGACAGCCTGCGCCCCGGCGCCTTCCGGGCGGTGGACCACCTCCGTCGTCTCGGCCTGCGCACCGTGCTGGCGACCGGCGACAGCGAGGCGACCGCGCGGGCCGTCGCCGACCGGCTGGGCATCACCGAGGTACACGCCCGGGCCACCCCCGAGGGCAAGGCCGAGCTGGTGCGCTCGCTGCGCGAGCACGGCCACCGGGTCGCGGTCATCGGCGACGGTGTCAACGACGCGGCGGCACTGGCCAACGCAGACCTGGGCATCGCCATGGGCGGCGGCACGGACGCCGCGATCGGCGCGGCCGACGTGACGCTGGTACGCGAGGACATGGGCGCACTGCCGGACGCCGTACGGCTGGCCCGGCGCACGCTGGGCATGGTGCGCTCCAACCTGGCCTGGGCGTTCGGCTACAACGCGGTCACCCTGCCGCTGGCGGCCGTCGGCTGGCTCAACCCGATGGTGGCCGCCGCCGCGATGTCCGCCAGCTCGGTGATCGTGGTCGGCAACAGCCTCCGGCTGCGCGGCTGGCAACCCACCTCGTCCACCGGAGCGCCGGGGCGCCCCCGGCCCAGCAACCCCAGGCCGGGCGGGGGTCGGCCGGCGAGCAACCGTCCCAGCAGGTCGCGCGCGCGAGCCACGGCCGCATCGGAGCAGTCATGA
- a CDS encoding PP2C family protein-serine/threonine phosphatase yields MPWRLRSPRFTNGLFVLLLGYLAMIVVIDELTSRYLRLDVYAAVAPMVAAALCAYRHAVVIGALDFVAMTVIYGVLPSSVPTVARAGAILSNALMVGASIAVARLLRDREELLERERATGEAAQRALLRQLPLRTQDVVVDGFYVSAQRDALVGGDLYEAVQTPYGTRVLIGDVRGKGLSTLGAGAAVLTAFREAAYHRRNLTSGVLAMEQGLARYNASREGREPVEAQERFVTALVLGTDGGAGGPADVAAKEEPLALLVVDCGHIAPYVIDRDNTVREVELAEPGLPLGLGELADHPRAVQRVVLPPGCRLLACTDGVTEARGADGSFYPLAARLRRWAALPTSELLVRLRADLDAHTGGQLQDDAAVLIMERLAVPDRRAPEATRD; encoded by the coding sequence GTGCCGTGGCGACTGCGAAGCCCGAGGTTCACCAACGGCCTCTTCGTCCTGCTGCTCGGGTACCTGGCGATGATCGTCGTCATCGACGAGCTGACCTCGCGCTACCTGCGCCTGGACGTCTACGCGGCGGTGGCCCCGATGGTCGCCGCCGCGCTGTGCGCCTACCGCCACGCGGTCGTCATCGGGGCCCTGGACTTCGTCGCCATGACCGTCATCTACGGCGTGCTGCCCTCCAGCGTGCCGACGGTCGCCCGGGCCGGCGCGATCCTCAGCAACGCGCTGATGGTCGGCGCGAGCATCGCGGTGGCCAGGCTGCTGCGCGACCGCGAGGAGCTCCTGGAGCGCGAGCGCGCCACCGGCGAGGCCGCGCAACGGGCCCTCCTGCGCCAGCTTCCCCTGCGGACCCAGGACGTCGTCGTCGACGGCTTCTACGTGTCCGCGCAGCGGGACGCCCTGGTGGGTGGCGACCTGTACGAGGCGGTGCAGACCCCGTACGGCACCCGCGTGCTGATCGGCGACGTGCGCGGCAAGGGGCTGAGCACGCTGGGCGCGGGCGCGGCCGTGCTGACCGCCTTCCGCGAGGCCGCCTACCACCGCCGCAACCTCACCAGCGGCGTGCTCGCCATGGAGCAGGGCCTGGCCCGCTACAACGCCTCCCGTGAGGGGCGGGAGCCGGTGGAGGCGCAGGAGCGGTTCGTCACGGCCCTGGTCCTCGGCACGGACGGCGGCGCCGGGGGCCCGGCGGACGTGGCGGCGAAGGAGGAGCCGCTGGCACTGCTCGTCGTGGACTGCGGCCACATCGCGCCGTACGTCATCGACCGCGACAACACCGTACGGGAGGTGGAGCTGGCCGAGCCGGGGTTGCCGCTGGGCCTGGGTGAGCTGGCCGATCATCCGCGGGCCGTCCAGCGGGTCGTACTGCCGCCCGGGTGCCGGCTGCTCGCCTGCACCGACGGGGTGACCGAGGCGCGCGGCGCGGATGGCTCGTTCTATCCGTTGGCGGCCCGGCTGCGCCGGTGGGCGGCGCTGCCCACCTCCGAGTTGCTGGTTCGGTTGCGTGCGGATTTGGACGCGCACACCGGTGGCCAACTGCAGGACGACGCCGCCGTGTTGATCATGGAGCGGCTGGCGGTGCCCGACCGGCGGGCGCCGGAGGCGACCCGCGACTGA
- a CDS encoding TetR/AcrR family transcriptional regulator, with translation MNNSQRVGRGASETEGGSERSQARRAELIAIGRGLFADTSYDALSMDDIARHAGVAKGLIYYYFKSKRGYYLAIIEDSVAQLVARAERTRDLPPGERVRQTIDGYLRYAQHHQAAYRAIVTGGVGFDSQVLGIRDAVRERLISTIGELAWDMSEPPAVARLALVGWMAGVEGVTLDWLQRPELARDEVRALLERGLRDTLCAIEAFAPQCPAPTAPPL, from the coding sequence TTGAATAATAGTCAACGGGTCGGACGTGGGGCTTCCGAGACCGAGGGCGGCTCCGAGCGCTCCCAGGCGCGGCGGGCCGAACTCATCGCGATCGGACGCGGGTTGTTCGCCGACACCTCGTACGACGCCCTGTCGATGGACGACATCGCGCGGCACGCGGGCGTCGCCAAGGGGCTCATCTACTACTACTTCAAGAGCAAGCGCGGCTACTACCTGGCGATCATCGAGGACTCCGTCGCCCAACTCGTCGCCCGCGCCGAGCGCACCCGGGACCTGCCGCCCGGCGAGCGGGTGCGTCAGACGATCGACGGCTACCTGCGCTACGCCCAGCACCACCAGGCCGCCTACCGGGCCATCGTCACCGGCGGCGTCGGCTTCGACTCCCAGGTGCTCGGCATCCGCGACGCGGTGCGGGAGCGGCTCATCTCGACCATCGGCGAGCTGGCGTGGGACATGAGCGAGCCGCCGGCGGTGGCCAGGCTCGCGCTGGTCGGGTGGATGGCCGGCGTTGAGGGCGTCACGCTCGACTGGCTGCAACGCCCGGAGCTGGCCCGGGACGAGGTGCGCGCGCTGCTGGAGCGCGGGCTACGGGACACCCTGTGCGCCATCGAGGCGTTCGCGCCGCAGTGCCCGGCGCCGACGGCACCGCCACTGTAG